The DNA segment caattgctgattttgggccaaaacatgaccattacatttttaaaattttttaaatattatccCAAACTTTTATAGTTTGTAAAAGAGCCCACATTTAAGTAATCACCTCAATTTCTGCTCTTGTTCTTGCTTCTTTCTTTGTATCTGCTCTCGAAAGAAACTGAGATTGATATCTACTCTGAGGAAGTTGTGACTACCCACTTGTAATTTTCTTGCAAAAACATGGTTTAACTGATGAAAAATTTTCACCAGCAGTGCCTTTCTTGCTTAACCCCAGCTTTCGCAAGATATTCGTTCATATGACCGAAAAAAATCAAGTCGAATGGTTTAACGACTTAAAGAAAAATTGAGCTAactgttatttttattttgttatgttGTACTCTAATGCATGAAACGCTGATGCTAATTATTTTAGTTGTACGATGTGGTGTAGGCATGATTGTAATCTGAGTAATGACTTCATATGTTAATATGAGTAATGAAGGTTATGTATATACAAGATAGCAAGTTTTTTTGTTTGGTactattgggtatttgtgatacTTTTtggaacttgtgggtataagtcatgtttcatgttttttcaaataaaaagtgaaatatattttgaaaaatcatttccaaacacattttcatcttcaaatcaatcttcacccaaatcagaattttcaaaataaatttgggaatctatggccaaacgctagccaAGTGATTTGAGAAAGTGAACAAAATGGTCATGATTTTATCTTACAATATGATCTCTTAGTCAGAACATGCGCAGTGAGACAAAAATGATTTTCTGATTAATATGCACATCTTCAGTCATCGTCTTACTTTAAAATATTTTGTATACTTCTCCTCTTTTACttccttcttccttttccttttttgtttaggtgtatttatgactttatttttatttttcttttgtggaCAAGGTAGACCTAAAATTGAAATTGTCTCCAAAGATTGATAATCACTTAGGTCGTTTCCTTTGAAGAAAAATTCTGTGGAATTAGTTACGCTAGGATTCCCAATATTATTTCTTATTAATTGTTTGGTATGTtatattaatttttgaattatCAATTTTACTGTTTTATCATATGATAACTTATTCTGGGAATTATTCCAACCTCTGGTAAGTTATCcggatattatttttaattttgggaTAACTTATTCCAAAATTAGTAACCAAACAAGTGATAAGGCCGTATAAATTCTTATCTTAGGATTATTTTTGCCTATCTATTGTACCAAACGAATATGTGTATCTAGCATGTGCAGATCAAAAAGGGAATGATGCAATCACTAGAGCCCGAAAGATATTCAggaacaaataaatagttttatacttcagaaaaaacaaaaaaaaatattgatcACTTTTgtctttataaaaaaatattcaaacagTCTTTCTCTGtctcaagaaaaaaaaagaaaataaaacataagaaaataataCTCTGTTGATATCTTCTTAGTGGTGAACATTTCAATgtactaaaattttatttgacttcTTTAGTTATGAATGCTATTAGTCTTCGTGTTCCTCAATTAGCTTTGACAAATTCATATGTTGTAGCTACGATTATGTACGAAAAGTATAAGGAACATGGCTTCAAATCTTCAACCCAATACAAATCATATttgattaattattaaattgATGAACTGGAGAcgataatttttaaatattttaaacatGACATACTTGTTCAATCAAATCAGGATTAATTTCCTGATTTTGTATTTCAAAGTGGTGCAATTATAGAAATTTCAAATTAGATGATCTTAGACAGGAATTTTGGCTGCGGAAGCAGCCATTGGCATACTTTGACGctttttttcttaaaatgttgAATGAAAATTTGATTATCAACTTGTTTtgccttttttatttttggatagtAATAATGAATATGCGATATATTCGAATTTTTTGAACAAATTACTAATTTGATTTCTATTAAAAAATGCTCTATCTACCAAAGTTAAAAGTAAACTCTATACAATAGTTATAAGTCAACAATATTATATGAGAGCGCTGAGATATGAAAAGTATGGTCATACAAAATAAGAAATGATCATATTAGTAATTAGATAGAATGTGCAAATaacataaaatgaaaagattATTGGCACGACGGAGGAAATAAGGTGATGCCGGTTAGTTGGAACTATGTTTGGTCAAGTTAGTACGTTATACATTAACTCTTATGTTTTCCGAATTCCTTTAATTCTATCTGAAATTTATATGCTAGTAAAAATATAGAGAGTTTCTAAACATATTATTAAgattaaaaatatttgaaacttcaacaatataaaaatttaaagttaactTGCTACTTATTTCACAGATTTGACACGTTAAAACTCAAATTTACGTTGACTTAAAGAATATCAAGCCAAGAAGCGTTGATAATTCAAAACTTTTTATAACtaagaaataatttaaaaataataagtactcatttatttatttatttatttttaaaaagaatcaaCAAAGCAGTTTGAAATCCGAAAACATTATAATAACCACCTACACTAGGCTAATTTATTACTAAAACAGAATATTAATCTTCTAATTTAGAAAACGAAAAACAATTTTAAACCTCTTTCCTAGAGAATGATCACAATAtattcttatttcctttattttcttttttaaattattCCCCAGCATCTAATGTTTTTTGAATAAAGAATTTATCCCAAAAACCAAGAGTAGCCGCCCCTCCACCAAAACctcaaataaagaaataaaaaacacAAGTATAaattcataaataaaaaataaagtttaAATTTGATGATTATAATGTAAAAAGTATATATTCAGTTATATCATTTACTAaacaatattttaatttataatcctATAAATGATAATTAGCCTAGCATCACAACAAATTCACAATAGTATAAGAAataggaaaccaaaaaaaaaaaaaaaaaaaaaactaagagaaaaaaggaagaaaaagccACTATTTTTCCAGCTTTTATTTTCTTGTATACCATTTCTCCTATTTCtccttcatcatcttcttctctTTACACAAATCCCTCTCCCTCTCATTGAATCAATTTTCTTAAATTTTCCACAAATTTCGTTTCCATtagattctctctctctcttatttccCATTCTTTTCCCCTTTCCATTTCCCTTTCTATTTCgtctctaattttttttttcaagaatcCAAAAACCCACTTAACCTTTTTTATTTCCTCATTTTATCTTCCCAGATTTAGGGTTTCTCTTCAAAgctataattttttttctttgcaaTTTTCCCCATTCATTGTattatttgtttattgttttttAATCAAAAAAAGGGGGAGACTTTTGTTGAAAAAAGACTTGTTCCAAGTGTTTTCCATATATATGACTGATATTAGGTATTAGGGTTTtgaagattcttttttttttttctggggTCACCAAAAAGAAGTCATTTTTGgtaatttcttttggttttttcTGGATCTGAGGGTAATTTCAAGATTTAAAGCTGTTTAGTTGAATTGGGTTTAAGTGAAATCAAGAAAAGATTCAATCTTTGAGTATGGATCATGTGGTGGGTGGCAAGTTTAAGCTAGGCCGAAAGATCGGTAGTGGATCTTTTGGGGAACTTTATTTAGGTAATCTCAATTTGTATTTCTTGATTGCTGTTAATTTCAATTGTAGCTTAACATTTTTTGTTGTGGGGCTTGTGTTgactttcagtttttttttatatCAGGGGTCAATGTACAAACTGGAGAAGAAGTTGCTGTGAAGCTGGTGAGTATGTTTATTAGAATTAAAGATTGTGCCTTTTCACTGGAAttgaataaaattaaaaatgtTGATTTAGCTGAAGCTGGAAACTCAGTAGATAGTTGTGTCAATTGTCTTAAGGTTGAGCTTTTCACTAGAGCTAAGTAAAACTAAAAACAgcattaagaaaattaaaaaagaatgAGTCTTTTACTAGAAGATGAGAAGATAATTCTTGAGTAATCAGTTGTCAACTAATAAACTTAAAATATCATAGATACACTTTGCTATATTGGCTTTGTTACCGTTCCAAAAAAAAACATTGCTGTTTTGGCTGAATGTTCGAGTGACGTTGCTTATTTGGCCCTTTATTCGGTTAGTCTGCATTTGCTGGGTATAGCTTCTATTTCTGAAGAGTCTAGAATAATTTTGCTTAATTTAGACATATTGGTTTGGTAGGGGACCAAATTGTGATGTATTATAAGACTTCATATGTGGCTTGATTCTTTCACCAAAACATCAATGAGATTTTCTTGCGCTTTCTATGCAGGAATGTGTTTCTAGTGCTACGTTTAGTACTAAAGGTTTTTTCTTTGACACATTAGCTTTATTTTTTGGTTTCCAGGAATCAACTAAAACAAAGCACCCTCAACTTCATTATGAATCAAAGCTGTATATGCTTCTACAAGGAGGAAGTAAGTAATAGCTTCTACCCATGAATATCAATGACTGTTTATATTTTTTTGAGCTGAACTGATCTGgtttttcttttatcattttcttACTTTAAGCTGGAATTCCACACCTCAAGTGGTTTGGCGTTGAAGGTGAATACAATGCCATGGTTATTGACCTTCTTGGGCCAAGTTTGGAAGACTTGTTTAACTATTGCAATAGGAGGTTCACTTTAAAGACAGTGTTAATGCTGGCAGATCAGTTGGTAAATAATCAAAATTATATATAATGATTAAAGCATAAATAATGTAGCTGGTTGCATAAGACTTGTTCTCCTATGCAGATTAATAGGGTTGAATATATGCACTCGAGAGGATTTCTTCACCGTGACATTAAGCCCGACAACTTCTTAATGGGTTTAGGGCGTAAAGCAAATCAGGTGTGCACTTCATAATATGTTCTCTAAGTGTCCATGTTTGTTCGTGTGGTTTACAACAAAGTTGTATGCTCCTACGTGTTGGACTGGCTATTCAGGAAAATTCTCCACCCACTTGTCTGGAAACTAGATCGCTTAGGATCTAGGCAAGTTGGTACTTTCTTAGGGTTCTGGAGTTCCACTACACGAATGCTTTTCCAGCATTTGTGGGGCTCGAATGTTCTATCTTGCTTGTTGAGCTTGATCTAGGAACTTTGGAGTAACATCTTTTTGATGTTCCCTTATGTTATCCGGAACTCAAGAAGTCATATTtcttctctcctctctctctctctctcactctctaAACTCTAACTCACTCTCATGCTCTCTCTGCCTTTTACTTCTCTTAAAGCTCAATAAAATCTTTCTGATAAATTAAAGCTCAAGAAGACAATTTCTGTGACATGAACCTTTACATTCGTGTCCGAGAAGGGTCTAGCCAACTGGCCAGGAATGCATTTGGTTCAATTTCTAGGAGAAATGCTCAAAATCCAGTTTGTTTTCCAGGTGCATATTTTTTGACGAGCTACACTGAATCATTTTCCTCTCTCTTTAGTGTATGGTTTTCTAATGCAGCGATCAGTGCTTATGCTTGGGAGGTAGAAGTTCTAATTACCAACAAAATTCTGGTAATTAGACACTCGCAATGGAAGGAATTTGCTATCCGGATAGGAGAGGAAGTTCCTCCATACTTTAGTTTATAAAAGTGACATAGCCTTAAAGATATTCCACAATTGTATCTTATATGATGCTATCGAAGATGACTTGACCATCTTGTAATTAGTGGATCAGCAGCTTCTTGTCTCTGTAGTCTGTACCCATTGTGAATCTACGTTAGAAAAAGTTTACAATTTTCATGGAAAAACAATTCCTGTGGCATGAATGCTGCAGCTCTAAATAATTTTGGGTGTTTTCTTTTGCTATAACAGGTATACATCATTGACTACGGTCTTGCCAAGAAGTACAGAGATCTTCAGACGCATAAGCATATACCATACAGGTATAAAATGTGAACCTCTTCTGTTCCTCACAGATCTCCATATGGTCTTTCacttttagaaaataaaatgctCCAATTGACTACAAAGTGTTAGAATCAAGGACTTGATAGAAGAAGCCGAAGGTTTTGTTTCCATTTGTCAAAGAGACGGCTTCATTTTGATTCATGTAGTAGTGAGCATTTGATTTTTAGCTCAAGCCCAGTACTGACCTTCCCTGATTTGTTGTGTTTTCTGCAAAGTTCACATTCGCATAAGCTGAGTCAAAGCTACCAATATTGTTTGATTGTACTTCTGTAAATTTTGGCTGAACTGTTTTTCCCCTCCATTCCTTCTTGGacacttcttttattttttcatttactGCCCATCCCATCTATATACACTTCCAAGCTTCTCAATAGTTGATGGTTAGACGAAGAAAAACAAATTTGGAGGTTTTCATTCTTATCATGCTTTTCTTTCCTTGACCTTATTTTTATAGGGTTTTGGGTGGACGGATTGGAGTGTATGTGGATTTTTGAATAATTTAGCTTCCTTTGAACAGGGAAAACAAAAACCTCACGGGAACTGCTCGTTATGCTAGCGTTAACACCCATCTTGGAGTTGGTAAGCAAGTTTGATATTGTCTTGGGTACCTACTAGTTTTTTGAATTGAACTTATTAACATAATTCCCTCTCTTCCTTGCATGCAGAACAAAGCAGAAGAGACGATCTGGAGTCTCTCGGTTATGTGCTTATGTATTTCTTGAGAGGAAGGTTTGGGAATTACAGTTTAACGTTAATCTTTTGGCTCCTGTCTTTGGATTTCCATGTGCATTACTTGTTTCTTACAATTAGCATATTTAATTGTCTTTGCTAGTCTGCCGTGGCAAGGTTTGAAAGCTGGCACCAAAAAGCAGAAATATGATAAGATTAGTGAGAAGAAGATGCTTACACCTATAGAGGTAGTGTGACTTTATGTACGTTATACGTTCCATGTAAAATCTTGATATGAGATGTTGCATGTTTGGTCATATAGGAGAGTACTGGGTCTTACAAATATATACCTACCCTAAATATATGTTCTGTGCATTAAACTGCATAATGACATATTCCATTGGTCTTTGTTAAGCAGGTGCTTTGCAAATCCTATCCCTCAGAATTCATATCATATTTCCATTACTGCCGATCACTACGGTTTGATGACAAGCCAGATTACTCATACCTGAAGAGGCTATTCCGAGACCTTTTTATTAGAGAAGGTACATTTTCTATTTTATGATGCTAATAGTTTCAGTCATCCGCTCCATCCTTTATATTTTCTCTTCGGTATTTATCATGTGTTTTATTTCAGTAGTCTTATACAAGAAACTTATTTTTATGTGTATTGCAGGTTATCAATTTGACTATGTATTTGACTGGACTATCTTGAAGTATCCACAGATTGGCTCTAGTTCAAGAGGACGAGTCTGTCCCTTTATTCTGCCCTCACTAAAAAATTATCTACTGTCACTTGATTTCTGCGTTATAAAGATACACTAGTCTTACCCTTCTGCTTCTTTTTCAGCAACCTACTGGGAGATTACCTGTGAACCCAGGACCATCTGCTGAAAGAGCAGAAAAGATTCCTGGTACTGTTTTAAGAAACTTTGGCTTAAGAAATTTTGGCTTAAGAAGTAACAGCTTGAATTTCTGATAGTGTGTTAATTGATGTTTAGGCTCATGGTGCTTGTCCTTTGTCTCTGATATAATTTATGCTTTTTGTAAGAATAACCAATTATTGGGAGCAGAATAGCAATATAAGCCTCTTGAATAAGTAGTTTTAGAAGACCGACGTGAAACACATAAAAGCACAAGCGGTGTGGTCATTCACTTGCAGAGGGAGGGAGAGAGATGTATGGTGCTCAAGTATGTGCATTGACTAAAAGTTGGATCTACCCTAGTCAGGGGGAACGTGTGCTCTCTATCTCTAGTCTGTGCACCCCCAACCCCAAACCAAAAAAAGTAACCCGGGTTGAATGTGCACAGCAGAGATGCCTATGCATCGGGTTGTGTTCCATCTTTTGTTAGCTTCCTCACTCCTGGTATCCATCAGACCAAAACTAGTTTGCTGAGTTATCTGGTTGTTGCCTGTGTATCTTTTGAGAGATGAAAATGGGATCTCCGTTGGTAAAACTAGGAAAATTTGACCCAAGAGATGTCAATGCAGTATAGAGTCTCAAGGAAGAGAAATCCTTTTAGTTATTAATATAGAAAACTGTTAACAAATAGTGTTGCATTTATTTttgtaccatatatatatatatgaaaaatgtGGACAGGGTACGATGAAGTCCATTAGCTTTTCTGGTTACTTAATGAGCTTCTGATATGAGATACTTATCCATAAATTGTAAACTGGAGTAGTGAATGTTCCAACTGACCAAACAGTTGAGAAGTTTATCTCTATTTGAAAAGATTGTAACGAGCTTTCCACTTTTcttataccccccccccccccccaaaaaaaaaaaaaagaatttgttcTGAACAAAATAGGATATATATGAATTAAAGGAGGGTTGGTACCTGTTCGTTTTtattcttctcctttttcttttggttGAATTTCTGGTATCATGTTACGGATTTGTATTCCGGAAGCTAATTTTTTTATTTGTCTGATCTCTTTTACAGTGAGGCAGGAAATTAAAGATAGGTTTTCTGGTGCTGTTGAGGCGTTTACTAGAAGGAACGTATCTGGAACTGGTTTGCAAGGGGACCATTTGAGACACCACAGATCTTCAGAAGATGTACCATCATCCAAGGATGTGGTAAGTGGCGAATGTGATTATCTTTTATCTGCCTGAAGCCTGTGGGTTCTGTACAATATTTCTGCATCCTCAATTTTGCATGCATCAATTTGTTCCTATGTGGAGCTTTCTTAGTGTTGGAACTGTTGATTGCGGGTTATCTTTTGATGCACTGTTTATATTGTCAGCAAGCTGATACTGAAAGAGGCCGTGTAACTCGGACCGGTAGCACCTCGAGGAGGGCGGCTGTAATGGGAAGCAGCCGACCAAGCTCATCTGGTGAACCCACTGACAATCGCACTGGTCGTTTGGGTTCAAGTAGTGGCCGTATTTCCACTACCCAAAGAGTACAACCTGGATTTGAGTCCAAGTCATCATCTTTTACCCGCGCTACTGCAACAAGAGGCGGTAGGGATGATGCTCTTAGGAGCTTTGAGCTGCTAACTATTGgcactggaagaaggaaatgagAGGCTATATGATCTCTAAATCTGCCCCCTCAAGGTACCAAATTTTTTTACCGCTGGCATTtaagtattttcttattcttGATTTTAAGTCCTCTGCTAATTTGAAATTATCTTTACTGGTTTTCGCTGATAGTTGTGCAGCAGATTGAGCAGCTTTCTTTAAGCACTTCCCGACAATCGTGCACTGATTCTTGCAATTGAACAGACTTGCTAAACTTTCAGAGATAGGGGGGCTGTTTCTCTGTTTGTATATTTGAGAATGCCTCTCTAATGTGTGTTGTTGTAGACCGGGATCTGTCTcgaaaataataatatttcacatcTCTGTAAATTGCTTCATGCAGAGATGAGCATAGCTCCTTTTATCTGATGCATGGCTGCTATGTTTGCAAATGGGGAGTTTGTTTAGTGGAAAGTAAATAGTTCATGGTTATGCAGTGTAGTTCCGATTACTTTAGGGGCTACCTCGGTACTTTTTCTTAGTTATGTGGTTCTTGTGTCAAGAAAGATATTCATATACTTTATGTAATGTACCTTATATTTCTTCCTCCAATCTTTCTTCCTCCTTTGTCGTCTTTCCTTAAGCAGAAGGTTTATCAGAAACGGCCTCTCTACTCTCACAAGATAGGGGTAACGtatgcgtacactctaccctcctcaggctgtgggattatactgggtttgttgtttgTGATTTTTTTGTTGTTAAATCTTTCTTCTGATATGACTGTTACTATGAACTTGAGTTGTCACTAATGAATCCAATTTGATTGGCTATGGCTTAATTACACTTCAATAATGCTCTAGTTCTACTAATATGGAACCAAGTATTTGTGATTTTTCTCAAGATACATCGGTTTTAGTATATGATCAGTGGTTAAGACGAATTTGAGCTTATAATTTTGAATCTCTATTTTCATGGACGAGACTAACAAGGTATCTCATTCTATGGAATTTGACTTGATTGTCAAGAATTTACCCTGTTCTTTGAGATGATTTTGACAAAGTATTCAAGATTTGTTAATAGAAGGCATCTAACTTCATATGACGTTATGGTACAATTTATAAGGAAAAGCTCTGACACTTGAAATTTTTGAATGGAAATGAAATTAATCGATCAAGAAAAATGTTACCGAGAGAAAAAAAATTGAGTAGAAGAATATTGAATTAGTATTAATAGTGATTGCCTCGACTTCTAAGGCACAAAAAGATGGGGctaacattttttttcaattgaaATGCGGATTAGTCGGGCCATTTGGCttcccaaataatttttaaaaataccaaaaatcaaaTAAGAACAGTGCATTGAATGAAGATGCACTAATTTTGCAATTTACTCATTTTCATATTAATTGAATTGATTTTACTTTCTGCAAGATCTTAccttattttcttccctttcattgctttcataaaacaaaaacagttttaatttttcataaatgAGATTCCTAAAGTACCAATATTCACAAAGGTGAAAAATTTAAAGGTGGATTTCTCTTTAATTTTTgtctaaaaaggaaaaatagtctTTTATATTAAGTGCATCAAtcattaatttttcttctttttccatgaGCCAACTTTGATATAGTTGTTCACTACTACCTTGTGTTCTTGTAATATTGCCTCAATCTAAAGAATGGCTTTGTAAGGACAAGATATAATTAGAGTTTActcgaaaaatcggataacgttaaatttaaatatggttctaagggtatgcaaaTTTCTTTGATATAAATGACAATACAGGTATTTTGCATTG comes from the Nicotiana tabacum cultivar K326 chromosome 14, ASM71507v2, whole genome shotgun sequence genome and includes:
- the LOC107770829 gene encoding casein kinase 1-like protein 10 isoform X2, which translates into the protein MDHVVGGKFKLGRKIGSGSFGELYLGVNVQTGEEVAVKLESTKTKHPQLHYESKLYMLLQGGTGIPHLKWFGVEGEYNAMVIDLLGPSLEDLFNYCNRRFTLKTVLMLADQLINRVEYMHSRGFLHRDIKPDNFLMGLGRKANQVYIIDYGLAKKYRDLQTHKHIPYRENKNLTGTARYASVNTHLGVEQSRRDDLESLGYVLMYFLRGSLPWQGLKAGTKKQKYDKISEKKMLTPIEVLCKSYPSEFISYFHYCRSLRFDDKPDYSYLKRLFRDLFIREGYQFDYVFDWTILKYPQIGSSSRGRQPTGRLPVNPGPSAERAEKIPVRQEIKDRFSGAVEAFTRRNVSGTGLQGDHLRHHRSSEDVPSSKDVQADTERGRVTRTGSTSRRAAVMGSSRPSSSGEPTDNRTGRLGSSSGRISTTQRVQPGFESKSSSFTRATATRGGRDDALRSFELLTIGTGRRK
- the LOC107770829 gene encoding casein kinase 1-like protein 10 isoform X1; translation: MDHVVGGKFKLGRKIGSGSFGELYLGVNVQTGEEVAVKLESTKTKHPQLHYESKLYMLLQGGTGIPHLKWFGVEGEYNAMVIDLLGPSLEDLFNYCNRRFTLKTVLMLADQLINRVEYMHSRGFLHRDIKPDNFLMGLGRKANQGLANWPGMHLVQFLGEMLKIQFVFQVYIIDYGLAKKYRDLQTHKHIPYRENKNLTGTARYASVNTHLGVEQSRRDDLESLGYVLMYFLRGSLPWQGLKAGTKKQKYDKISEKKMLTPIEVLCKSYPSEFISYFHYCRSLRFDDKPDYSYLKRLFRDLFIREGYQFDYVFDWTILKYPQIGSSSRGRQPTGRLPVNPGPSAERAEKIPVRQEIKDRFSGAVEAFTRRNVSGTGLQGDHLRHHRSSEDVPSSKDVQADTERGRVTRTGSTSRRAAVMGSSRPSSSGEPTDNRTGRLGSSSGRISTTQRVQPGFESKSSSFTRATATRGGRDDALRSFELLTIGTGRRK